A part of Bacteroidota bacterium genomic DNA contains:
- a CDS encoding glycerol-3-phosphate acyltransferase yields the protein MFKIISILFVAYILGAIPFSLWLGKLFYKTDVRNSGSKSSGATNVLRVIGPKLAFPILILDILKGFVATRLVLVFFVESDPQFLYLKLAAGVLAMIGHIYPVFAQFKGGKGIATMAGVLLGTVPEVMIYA from the coding sequence ATGTTTAAAATTATTTCAATCCTTTTTGTAGCCTATATTCTGGGAGCCATACCTTTTTCCTTATGGTTAGGGAAACTTTTTTATAAAACAGATGTACGAAATTCTGGAAGTAAAAGCTCCGGGGCTACCAATGTTTTGCGAGTTATCGGACCCAAATTAGCTTTTCCAATCCTAATTCTCGACATTCTTAAAGGTTTTGTTGCTACACGCCTTGTCTTGGTCTTTTTTGTAGAGAGTGATCCTCAATTCTTATATCTAAAACTTGCTGCCGGTGTACTGGCAATGATTGGTCATATTTATCCTGTATTCGCCCAATTTAAAGGTGGCAAAGGAATAGCTACCATGGCTGGCGTTTTATTAGGCACTGTTCCTGAAGTAATGATTTATGCTTT